The genomic interval GGCGGGTCGTCCGTCCGTCCCCCTCCGCCGGCCGAGGGCCACGCCGTCCGTCCCCTGCCTCTCACCACGGCCATTctgcttttctcttctctctctttctctctcgctcgctcgctcgctctgtCCCTCTCCTCGCCCACGCCATTTTCCGCCTCTCTTGGATCTCCCTTTGCTCCAGCAACGCCTGGTTCAAATTCAGATGGCTCCAAAGGTACCTgccgccccccggaccccccgtccccggccggccggccggcgggccCGTCCCCGCGGGTGGCCTCCACACGTGGCTCGCCCTCGACGCGCGTCCTCCGGACCGGGCTCTCCTCGGGGTCCGTCCCGTCGACGGCCGATCCCGGGCAGATGGGAGCCCTGGCCGGGGAGCGGAGGGGCAGGCGGACGGGCCTCCGGGGGCGGACGGGGTCCCGGCGCCGGCCGGACGggcctctccttcctgccccgGAGAGACCgccggtctaaatccccatcggAGGCGGGTTGGGAGTGGGGGACGGGTCCCAGATGCGAGGGAGGGAGGCTCGGCCCCCCGTAACCGCTCGGTCTGGGCCGACGAGGGGCCCGGAGTTCTGGGTTCGAGTCCCCACCTCCTTGCTCTTGCGTCGCCTGTCCGGAGAAGGGCGGGGACGGCCCCTGCTCACCCGGTGGTCGCCGTCGGTGGCCTCGgttggggggacgggggcggTGCCGTCCAGAGCCACCGGCGGGGCCTTCGGGGAACCAGCCGGGTCCTCCCAGAGCCCGGGACCGGACCGCCGGCTCGTCAGACCCCTCGCCCGGGCCCCCGAGGCGGGGGCGGGTGACCGTCCGCCGTCGGCCCCGGCCCTCCCCACTGACCCGCGGGCTGGCCTGTCCGTTTCTCTGTTTGTGCCCATCAGGGAGGGAGACTGGTGGCTGGCCCACTCGCTCACCAGCGGGGAGACGGGCTACGTCCCCAGCAACTACGTGGCCCCGTCCGACTCCATCCAGGCCGAAGAGTGAGTGTCCGGTCCCccgctgccctcccccttccccgccacgGGCCCGGGGCTCTGGTCAGCCCGCCGGGGGTGGGCCGGACAGCcgggcggggcggcggcgggctGTGAaggccgccctctcctctccggcAGGTGGTTCTTCGGCAAGATAACGAGGCGAGAGTCCGAGCGGCTTCTGCTCAATCCCAGCAACCCCCGGGGCACCTTCCTGGTGCGGGAGAGCGAGACCACCAAAGGTAGCCGGCGCCCGCGGGGTCCCCGACTCCCACCGTCCTCCGGCCCTCGGCTCGCCCCGGGGGAGGCCGCACCGTCTGGCAgtcgaggaaaccgaggcgcgGAGAGATCCCTGGGCCTcggccccttcctcctccgcccccagaATGTGggtcaggcatcatcatcatcgtcaatcgtatttattgagggcttactatgtgcagagcactgtactaagcgcttgggaagtacaaattggcaacacatacagtcagtccctacccaacagtgggctcccagtctaaaagggggagacagagaacaaaaccaaacatactaacaaaatgaaatagcttAGGGCCGGAGAGGGCCGAACACGCGTGAGCGTGCGTTGGGGCACGCCAGCGTTTGAGCTAGGGCGGGCCGAGCGCGGCGTGTGTGCGAGTGTGTATGCGTTGCGGACACGATTGAGCCACACAAAGACGAAGAGGCCGTGGGTGTGTGTTGAAGCCTGCTGCGGGAGTCCTGGGAGCCCAGGGACACTCAGTACAGCCTTCTGTACGTccgcccaccctcctcctccccctcagggtTGTGGAGTGAGTGCCCgccgtgtgcagggtgctgtagtgGGCTCCCGCTCTGGAATaataaccaccaccaccacgacgGTACTTGTTCAGCCCTTGCTAGGtgacaagtgctgttctaagcagtggggtaagtacgagctaatcaggcggtacagcagcgtggctcagtggaaagagcccgggcttcggagtcagaggtcatgggtttgaatcccggtcccgccacatgtcagctgtgtgaccttgggcaagtcacttcacctttctgagcctcagttcctttatctgtaaaatggggatgaagactgtgagccccgcgtgggacaacctgatcaccttgtatcccccccagcgcttagaacggtgctttgcacatagtaagcgcttaacagatgccatcgttacgATTAtattattagacacagtccctgtcccacgtggggctccctgtcgtcatccccgttttcccgaggagggaactgaggcccagagaagtgaagggactctccCGAGGTCcccgtggtggggccgggattagaatccaggtccttcctgaGTGCCAGGCCCGCTGTGCGGCACGGATGGAGCCGAGGGGGCCGGGTCTTGCCGGTGagcccctcgccctctccccgACAGGTGCCTACTGTCTCTCCGTCTCCGACTTCGACAACGCCAAGGGGCTGAACGTGAAACACTACAAGATCCGCAAGCTGGACAACGGCGGCGTCTATATCACTTCGCGCACACCGTTCGGGACCCTGCAGCAGCTCGTCGGCTACTACTCCAGTACGGGCCGcccggcgggggaggggagggccccaGGCGGGCGGGGGGCGACCACTGGGGAGAAGGgtacagtcaattcattcattcattcattcaatcgtatttattgagcgcttactgcgtgcggagcactggactaagcgcttgggaagtccaagttggcaacatatagagccggtccctacccaacagcgggctcacagtctagaagggggagacagacaacaaaacgtatgtgtgtctgtgtatttgtGCGCTCGTTAAGACACGCAGAATGGACACAGAGCGGCgtgagtagtatttgttaagcgcttactatgtgccaagcactgttctaagcactgggctggggggTATCCGTATGTTAGTCTGCtctgttgttgtctgtctgcatctccctcaataataatatgtatatatgtttgtacatatttattactctatttattttacttgtacgtatatatgtatatatgtttgtacatatttattactctatttatttattttacttgtacatatctattctatttattgtattttgttagtatgtttggttttgttctctgtctcccccttttagacagtgagcccagtgttgggtagggactgtctctatatgttgccaacttggacttcccacgcgcttagtacagtgctctgcacacagtaagcgctcaataaaaacgattgattgattgattaataatgatggcatttattaagcgcttactatgtgcaaagcactgttctaagcgccggagaggttacaaggtgatcaggttatcctgtggggggctcacagtcttcatccctgttttacagatgagggaactgaggctcagagaagttgtgacttcttcttcttattattctctgggcctcagtgacctcatctgtaaaatggggatgacgactgtgagctccacgtgggacaacccaactaccttgtatcctccctagcacttagaacggtgcctggcacaatgtaagcgcttaacagataccataataataataataataacaacctctgactcccaagcttgggctctgtacaaggtgatcagattgtcccccatggggctcccagtcttcatccccattttccagatgaggtcactgaggcacagagcagtgaagcccaaagtcacacagctggtgagtggcggggccgggattagaacccacaacctctgactcccaagcccgggctctgtagagactgtaaactcgttgtgggcagggattcattcagccatatttattgagtgcttatggtgtgcagagcactgtactaagtgcttgggaagtccaagtcggcaacatatagagatgaaccccacccgacagcgggctcacgatctagaagcagagaagcagcgtggctcagttgaaagagcccgagctttggagtcagaggtcatgggtttgaatcctggcttcgccaattaccagctgtgtgactgtgggcaagtcactcaacttctctgggcctcagtttcctcatctggaaaatggggatgaagactgggagccccccgtgggacaacctgatcaccttgtaacctccccagtgcttagaacagtgctttgtacgtagtaagcacttaataaatgccattattattagaagggggagacggacaacaaagcaaaacatggagacaggtgagggATTGTGTgttggctctgggcctcagttccctcatctggaaaatggggatgaagagtgggagccccccatgggacaacctgatcatcttgtagcctccccagcgcttagaacagtgctttgcacatagtaagcgcttaataaatgccattattattattagaagggggagttggacaacaaaacatggggacaggtgaggGATTGTGTGGTtgctgttctactgtcctctgccgagcgcttagcgcttagtcttagcttttagactttgagcccactgttgggtagggaccgtctctatatgttgccaacttggacttcccaagcgcttagtccagtgctgtgcacacagtaagcgctcaataaatgcgattgattgattgattagtacggcgctcggcacccaggaagcgcccAGCGAATGCGACCGCACGGCGGACGGGTGGTGGGGGGTCCCGCCGCCGGCCGCGTGGCCTCCAAGCCAGACCCCAGAGACGACCtgctgtctcccccgcccccagaacACGCGGACGGCCTGTGCTACCGCCTCAACGGCGTCTGCCCGACCACCAGGCCGCAGACCCAGGGCCTGGCGAAGGACGCCTGGGAGATCCCTCGCGAGTCCCTGCGCCTCGAACTCAAGCTGGGCCAGGGCTGCTTCGGGGAGGTGTGGATGGGTAagcctcccccctcccgccccgtcgCCGAGCGCCCGCCCCTCCGGGCCCgatgcccacccgcccgccctcccgcagGCACGTGGAACGGGACGACGCGCGTGGCCATCAAGACGCTGAAGCCCGGCACCATGTCCCCGGAGGCCTTCCTGCAGGAGGCTCaggtgatgaagaaactgaggcacgggaaacTGGTGCAGCTGTACGCCGTGGTGTCCGAGGAGCCCATCTACATCGTCACCGAGTACATGAACAAGGGTGAGGGACGCGGCGGGCTcgggggcgggcgggtgggcatgGGGCCGCCCGAGGTTGAGCCCCGGGCCCCGCTGGCCACCTCCCACCCACAGGTAGCCTGCTGGACTTCCTCAAGGGGGACATGGGCAAGTACCTGCGGCTGCCCCAGCTGGTGGACATGGCGGCTCAggtgagcggggcggggggcgggggcgggctgggggagacgcccggCGTCCGGTGCCCCTCTAAAGCCGGCGGGCCGGGATGGGGGGTGGTCCCCGCAGGTCGCGTCCGGCATGGCCTACGTGGAGCGGATGAACTACGTCCACCGCGACCTGCGGGCCGCCAACATCCTGGTTGGCGACACTCTCATGTGCAAGGTGGCCGACTTCGGGCTGGCGCGGCTCATTGAGGACAACGAGTACACCGCCCGGCAaggtgggtgggcgggcgggaCCCCGGGGAGATGCCCCCCCCGGTGCCCCCCAGACGGGTAAACGGCGTGCTTAGAGGCCGCGTCTGCCCGAGGGTGTTTGCCGGGGGCACCgctcacttactaggtgccgggcaccgttctaagcgccgacgtagatagtaataataccgatgtgagcccactgttgggtagggaccgtctctatatgttgccgacttgtacttcccaagcacttagtccagtgctctgcacacagtaagcgctcaataaatacgattgattgattgattgatgtgattcccccttctagactgtgaacccactgttgggtagggaccgtctctttatgttgccaacttgggcttcccaagcgcttagcgcctggcacatagtaagcgcttaataaataccgcgaTTCCCGCTCCTCTTTCCGCCAGGTGCCAAGTTCCCCATCAAGTGGACGGCCCCGGAGGCGGCACTGTATGGCCGCTTTACCATCAAGTCGGACGTGTGGTCCTTCGGCATCCTGCTGATCGAGCTGACCACCAAGGGCAGGGTCCCGTACCCGGGTAAGCGGGGCTGGCGGGGGAGTGGGCCCCATTTCCGCCCCAAGGCCCCCGTCTGGGaggactggattcattcattccgtcgtatttattgagcgcttactgtgtgcagagcactgtactattattatatgtattattattatgtattatatgtattacgtactattagagaagcagcgtggctcagtggaaagagcccaggctttggagtcagaggtctccaacctgatcaccttgtaataataataataataataataataataataataataatcatggcatttatttagcgcttactatgtgcaaagcactgttctaagcgctgggggggatacaaggtgatgaggttgtcccacgcgggacacagtccctgttccacatgaggctcacagtcttcatccctattttacagatgagggaattgaggcccagagaagtgaagggggttaattgtggtacttgtaataataataataataataataataataataataataataataataatgatgatggtggcatttgctaagcgcttactatgtgcaaagtgctggggggggatacaaggtgatgaggttgtcccacgcgggacacagtccccgttccacatgaggctcacagtcttcatccctattttacagatgagggaattgaggcccagagaagtgaagggggttaattgtggtacttgttgtaataataataataataataataataataataataataatggcatttattaagcgcttactatgtgcagagcactgttctaagcgctgaagaatttacaaggtgatcaggttgtcccacgtggggctcacagtcttcatccccattttacagatgagggaactgaggcccagagaagttaaatgacttgcccaaagtcacacagttgacaagtggtggagccgggatttgaacccatgacctctgactccaaagcccgtgctttttccactgagccatgctgcttcaaataataataataataataataataataatgatgatgatgatggcatttgttaagcgcttactatgtgcaaagcgctggggggggatacaaggtgatgaggttgtcccacgcgggacacagtccccgttccacatgaggctcacagtcttcatccctattttacagatgagggaactgaggcccagagaagtgaagggggttaattgtggtacttgttgtaataataataataataataataataataataataataataataataatgatgatggcatttgttaagcacttactatgtgcaaagcactgttctaagcgctggggggggatacaaggtgatgaggttgtctcacgtgggacacagtccccgttccacatgaggctcacagtcttcatccctattttacagatgagggaattgaggcccagagaagtgaagagggttaattgtggtacttgtaataataataataataatgatgatggcatttgttaagcgcttactatgggctctttccactgagagttaagtgcttattatgtgccaggcgtgataccaaataatatataataataatggtatttgtcaagtgcttactatgtgccaggcacgatacCAAATAATACCTAATAATAgggatattatttgttaagcacttactatgtaccaggcacaataCCAAATAATACTTAATTATaggaataatattattatttgttgagcacttacatggtatttgtcaagtgcttactgtgtgccaggcacgatacCAAAtacttcttaataatagtaataacattatttactaagcacttactatgtgtcaggcagtgccccaaataatacataataataatggtatttgtcaagcgctaactatgtgccaggcaagataCCAAATAatacctaataatagtaataataataatattatttgttaagcactatgtgccaggcacggcacCAAATAACACATAatgctaatggtatttgtca from Tachyglossus aculeatus isolate mTacAcu1 chromosome 8, mTacAcu1.pri, whole genome shotgun sequence carries:
- the SRC gene encoding proto-oncogene tyrosine-protein kinase Src isoform X3, translating into MGSSKSKPREPTQRRRSSLGGPEGPRPNPPAASAVAAAPVQPAGPDPHRAPSSSAADAKLFGGFNSSDTVTSPQKAGPLSGGVTTFVALYDYESRTETDLSFRKGERLQIINSTEGDWWLAHSLTSGETGYVPSNYVAPSDSIQAEEWFFGKITRRESERLLLNPSNPRGTFLVRESETTKGAYCLSVSDFDNAKGLNVKHYKIRKLDNGGVYITSRTPFGTLQQLVGYYSKHADGLCYRLNGVCPTTRPQTQGLAKDAWEIPRESLRLELKLGQGCFGEVWMGTWNGTTRVAIKTLKPGTMSPEAFLQEAQVMKKLRHGKLVQLYAVVSEEPIYIVTEYMNKGSLLDFLKGDMGKYLRLPQLVDMAAQVASGMAYVERMNYVHRDLRAANILVGDTLMCKVADFGLARLIEDNEYTARQGAKFPIKWTAPEAALYGRFTIKSDVWSFGILLIELTTKGRVPYPGMVNREVLDQVGRGYRMPCPPECPESLHELMKQCWRADPEERPTFEYLQSFLEDYFTATEPQYQPGENL
- the SRC gene encoding proto-oncogene tyrosine-protein kinase Src isoform X1; the encoded protein is MGSSKSKPREPTQRRRSSLGGPEGPRPNPPAASAVAAAPVQPAGPDPHRAPSSSAADAKLFGGFNSSDTVTSPQKAGPLSGGVTTFVALYDYESRTETDLSFRKGERLQIINSTRKVDVSNAWFKFRWLQREGDWWLAHSLTSGETGYVPSNYVAPSDSIQAEEWFFGKITRRESERLLLNPSNPRGTFLVRESETTKGAYCLSVSDFDNAKGLNVKHYKIRKLDNGGVYITSRTPFGTLQQLVGYYSKHADGLCYRLNGVCPTTRPQTQGLAKDAWEIPRESLRLELKLGQGCFGEVWMGTWNGTTRVAIKTLKPGTMSPEAFLQEAQVMKKLRHGKLVQLYAVVSEEPIYIVTEYMNKGSLLDFLKGDMGKYLRLPQLVDMAAQVASGMAYVERMNYVHRDLRAANILVGDTLMCKVADFGLARLIEDNEYTARQGAKFPIKWTAPEAALYGRFTIKSDVWSFGILLIELTTKGRVPYPGMVNREVLDQVGRGYRMPCPPECPESLHELMKQCWRADPEERPTFEYLQSFLEDYFTATEPQYQPGENL
- the SRC gene encoding proto-oncogene tyrosine-protein kinase Src isoform X2, producing the protein MGSSKSKPREPTQRRRSSLGGPEGPRPNPPAASAVAAAPVQPAGPDPHRAPSSSAADAKLFGGFNSSDTVTSPQKAGPLSGGVTTFVALYDYESRTETDLSFRKGERLQIINSTRKVDVREGDWWLAHSLTSGETGYVPSNYVAPSDSIQAEEWFFGKITRRESERLLLNPSNPRGTFLVRESETTKGAYCLSVSDFDNAKGLNVKHYKIRKLDNGGVYITSRTPFGTLQQLVGYYSKHADGLCYRLNGVCPTTRPQTQGLAKDAWEIPRESLRLELKLGQGCFGEVWMGTWNGTTRVAIKTLKPGTMSPEAFLQEAQVMKKLRHGKLVQLYAVVSEEPIYIVTEYMNKGSLLDFLKGDMGKYLRLPQLVDMAAQVASGMAYVERMNYVHRDLRAANILVGDTLMCKVADFGLARLIEDNEYTARQGAKFPIKWTAPEAALYGRFTIKSDVWSFGILLIELTTKGRVPYPGMVNREVLDQVGRGYRMPCPPECPESLHELMKQCWRADPEERPTFEYLQSFLEDYFTATEPQYQPGENL